ACTTTATAGTTATAGGAACTCATTGAGGTTAAATGATTTCCTCAAAGTTATACACCTATTACGTGGCAGAAACTGGTAGCAGATTCTAGATCTGACTCCAACCCCTGAACTTTTAATCATTATACTACTTTCCCATATGATCAATGTTGTAATCCTACCATTATTCTAGTTGCCAATCATCTATTCACTACTGCTGAGAAAACTGTCAAATTATCTCTTAATATAACTGACCCCTATAACAACTGCTTTACTTTTGATGGCAGATTTTATAGTTTAGAAAAAACTGAATTCCTTTAACATAGGAAACTGTGGATTATCTAGAgctatttattttgtctttgtgaAGTGCCTAAAGATAATTGAATACTTCAAGACAAATAATAAAGCCATCtcacttacattttttaaaaactgtatcagATATTGATGACCATCTTTTTGAGTACGAAGACCCAACCGAAAACTAGcatactatttttctcttttaaatttgctGTATTTATTGCTTCTATTTGCCCTAAACTGGGGTTGTCAGATTTTACAACCCCCCTGTTGGGCCAAATGGCAATAAAAGGAACTTAAAAGAACTGGCAAAATCCTATCTAAGTTAACTTCATGGattatcaaattattattttagaattttgtaataatgggcgcctgggtagctcagtcagttaagtgtctcccttcaactgaggtcatgatctcagggtcctgggatggagccccaaatcaggctcccagatcagtggggagtctgcttctccctctgcctctgcccctccttcctgctcaagctctctttctctcaactcaaataaaaaattttttttaaataatgtgttaaATATTATATTCTCAGTCCCTAGGAAAGACAAACTACCTTTTAGCTATCTTCTTTAATAAATCAGTAGTAAAATTAAGTACTCTTATGAGTATTCTTATAgatagaatacagaaaaaaagttaacatacatatttttcttttctcctgcccacattttttgagtgcctactatacTCTAGGAATTTTGTACTGTAAAGCTTTGTTTTGTTGTATAGATTTGGAGTTAAGATAGATTAATTGAGAGTGATTAGTACATTTACTATGAAGGCAAGGAAAACAACTCCTTTGGATTATCTGATTCTGTGATATTCCTATCATAGTTATTCACATGTCAGCTTTATAACAGAATCTACATCTGACAGTATATATTGGAAGTAAATCATAGTTATATAACTGGTAGGTTTATTCTATTTAAGTTTAACTTCTCTATTTAGTCATGTTATTAAGACAGAAAGGCAAATCTCAGCTGATTAAATACACCTGAGTGGTTAAAATCAGACTATTTCACATACCTAGTTAGCAAGATATTGAGTTAGATTAATATTTGGTTTCTAAGTTCTcagataaaatgattaaaataataatatccacTAAATAGTTCATTATTTAGAAGGTGTTTGAGGAGTAAAGACTAGTAATTTAACAAAAAAACTTGGTCATATGAACAAATAGCTAACATTACTTTATTGAATGTGTGGTCACTGAAATTCTTCGAAAGTATCCTGACccatgtccatcaatagatgagtggTTAAAGATgcagtgtgtacacacacatacacacacacaggaatacttctcagccataaaacagaatgaaatcctgcctctgcaataacatggatggatccagaaggtataatgctaagtgaagtaagtcagtcggagaaagacaaataccatgtgatttcactcataagtggcatttaaaaaacaaaacaaataaacaaagaaaaacaaggcaaaaccaaaaaacagactcaaatacagagaactgagAACTCAAATATTGAGAACCTCCCCACAGGGGAGGTGACTGAAATGGGTGAGGGGGATAAGagcacacttatcatgatgagcactgagtaatgtgcaGAATGTTGCATCATTATATCGTACACCTGtaactaaaataacactgtgttaattatactggaattaaaatttaaaaaaagaggggtgcctgggtggctcagtgggttgggccactgccttcggctcaggtcatgatctcggggtcctgggatcgagtcccgcatcgggctctctgctcgacagggagcctgcttccctctctctctctgcctgcctctctgtctacttgtgatctctttctgtcaaataaataataaataaaatctttattaaaaaaaaatttaaaaaaagaaaaaagaaaaaaaaaaaaaccaccttgaCCCAAATTCAGGTATATGATCTTTAGTTGGCGCTGTGGATAGAACTATGTCTCCCAAAAAGCTATAttcaagtcctaacccctggtaTGTAGGAATGTGACCCTATTTGGAAATatggtctttgcagatgtaatcaagttagaTGAGGTCATCCCGAGTAGGGCAGGCCCTGATCCAAagaccagtgtccttataagataAGGGAGATTTGTAGACAGAAACACAGGAAGGCCACTTGAAGATGGAGGTAGAAATCAGAGGGATGCAACTACAAGGTGAGGAACAGCAAGGAGTATTAGTAACtgccagaagctaggaagaggcaagaaaagaaCCGTCTTCTAAAACCtaagggagcatggccctgccaaacaccttgatttcagacttctggccttctgaaaaatgagagaataaactATTGTTTTGTATCATCCAGTCTGAAAGTACACTTTGTAGTGACAACACAAAGTGGGTCAAAATTCAAGAAATCAACAAAGTAAATATGGCATTCCTGGTTCTCCAATCTAATAGAGAAATCCTCCTTCTTAATCTTTATTGGCTGTTCTTCTCTCCCTGAATATAGGTATTTCTCAAGGATTAGTCCTTTGGTTtcagcttatatatatattttcctattgaGGTTCAATCTgtcagaatacagaaaaaaagttaCCATACTAAAGAAAAGTCCTGAACTGGTAATCTTCAGTCTTGATTTCACCAATCTTGCTTTTTCAATTGCTTTGTAGCATGACTTTACGTGGTTACACCAAAGCATAATTCACACAGAATTGACCTTGCTGACTTACTCTTAAAACTAGGTTCCCATCTTCTTCCACTGATTTTCATATTACAGTAACTGAATTTAATAGACTCCTATCCATTATATaattaccattatttttttaccattaagaaaaaataactgtAAAAGATTAACTGTAAGATATAGCTCCTATGAAAAATTATGACTTCGAATCagtgaatataataaaatgttatccCAATTTTTCTAGTCATCTAAAGTTCTCTAACCCCTTCCATTCCCTCCATCCACATATTCAATATCATCAGGTAGTAATGATTCTTCCTTTATAAAGCCTCTTATGCCTTAAACTTTTATGCCTTAGAGTTTTTACTCTAAGCATCTTCATTCATATAAAAGCAACTCTACTGTAACTAGTTTCTGAGACGGTCTCTGCCCAGAAGAACTCCCCTGCAAACTATTACCAAATTAATTTTCCTAAATATCTTTAAGTGtcttatttttattccctttaagGTAGACTCTTTATTACCACAAGGATAACATTCAAGCTTATGTGGCCTAGCTGTGGCAAACACTGCTAGTTGCACATAGTATCCGTTCTCCTCCAATTTTGAAGCAGTTCTGTATCCTACTAATAGACATAACTTCTCAGATTCCCTTACAGCTAGGAAAGATCACATGACATAATCTGGcagttttttaaaggatttctgGGAATGTTTGTGCTTTCTTGATATAAGCACTGCCCCTTTCTATAATATGAAGCTAAAGATGAAGCAAGCATTTCTTAACTATGAAGCAATTAGCATATGAATGAAGCTGACAAACTAAGGATGGTTGATTATAAATATAGAAGGCACCTAGGCCACACTGATTACACTGTAAAGCCACCATACCAGTCCTGGACTTCATACTTCTGAACATTTTATGTGATAAAAATAAAGCCCCGTTTTGTCTAAGCCACTTCGATGGGATCTGTTAGATGTAGTTAAATGTAATACTAACTGAAACCAGTGTTTAAGATTGTTCGTGATATGCTCTCAACTGCTCATTTTGTCTTATCTCTCATTATTTCCAATACTTGCAGGCTTCAAGGGTTAATTCACATCATTTTAAACTGAATTTGCCGCTTCCCAAACATGCAATGGTTTTCCACATCTCTGGGCTCTcattcattttcaaagaaaagtcaTTTCCTCTCGTGTACAAACTCATATTTACTGACAAAAATCAAGTTCAAATATATAGTGCTAACTTGCTCTGTCCTTTGTGACCCTTAACACTTTGTTCATATGTCTAGCCTAGTACTAATCACTGATTCACACCTCTGCTTCCTCAATTAGACTGTTAAACCCTGAGATTCAGGGATGCTGTCTTTTTCATCATATATCCCCAATGTTTGGCACAGGGTAagttttcagcaaatattttgacaaagaataaaacactaactggatttttaaaaactggtataTTCTGCATTGAAAATAATTCACAATTCATATATAACACAATCTGTCTTTGACCTGTCAGAAATTGTTCAgctattttctttctcagtgCATAGCTTGTAAAAAATAGCACTAATAAGTATCTAAAAAAATCCAGTTAccattgttttattctttttcatgattCCTACAGGATCCAGCACAAAACTTGTATCTTAAAAGGTAACTTAAAAATgctcaaattgaaaaaaaaaatgctcaagttGACTTTATAATATCatgaaaaacacagaagacattatACCTATAGAGGAAGACTGTGGACTAATCAGAAGGTCTTCTTGGACTTGTTCACTTCCTGGCACTGTCTGTTGATCACTCAGTGAACTCTGAGATGCACTGACAGGCTGAGACACTTCTTCATGGACCTCCTCATCACTTAACCTTTCTACTTTGACCCGGACATCTTCTTCACTACCCAAAGGCAAGGTAGTTTTTGTGCTCTCACAAGTCACGTAATCAGTCATTCTTCGCCCCGTTTCAGATGGGCCAGGTAATTCTAAAGTCCTGGTATTTTCTGCCTGCTTAACCTTATCAGGCTGAATCCTTCGATCAATTCCGAAAGGAAAAGTCCAGGGAAAAGCTAAAGAAGAGTCAACtggttgatttctattttctgagTAGGAAGCTGAAGAATTCAATACCTGGGGAGAACTTGTTTGTGTGCTACACTTTACAGGACTTTCAGGAGACATAACAATGTAGCTTTTGCGCTTTCTCCGGGACTCTCGGCAGACAGGAATGGTTCTTTCTACCACACTGCACTCTGAAGACACCGGTGAAATACTTCCGTCTCGAGAAGTAAAATTGCAGTTAGAGTTGTTTTCTTGTCCAGCATCTAGACCCTTTTCTGGTTGGCTGTTGGGTGTATTCCATAAAATGCTTGACTTCATGAACTCTGAGCAGGTGCTAGCAACACTAAACATTTGCATATAGCTGGCTGCAGCTAGAACATCAATGATATTTTCTGTGTTAATTGACAGAGTGGCTGTGTAAGCATATTCTAAAAGGGGTATAAAGCCAGTCACTGTAACATGATGCAAATCCAACACATTCTTGTTCTCATCCTC
This DNA window, taken from Lutra lutra chromosome 10, mLutLut1.2, whole genome shotgun sequence, encodes the following:
- the ZBTB44 gene encoding zinc finger and BTB domain-containing protein 44 isoform X4; its protein translation is MGVKTFTHSSSSHSQEMLGKLNMLRNDGHFCDITIRVQDKIFRAHKVVLAACSDFFRTKLVGQAEDENKNVLDLHHVTVTGFIPLLEYAYTATLSINTENIIDVLAAASYMQMFSVASTCSEFMKSSILWNTPNSQPEKGLDAGQENNSNCNFTSRDGSISPVSSECSVVERTIPVCRESRRKRKSYIVMSPESPVKCSTQTSSPQVLNSSASYSENRNQPVDSSLAFPWTFPFGIDRRIQPDKVKQAENTRTLELPGPSETGRRMTDYVTCESTKTTLPLGSEEDVRVKVERLSDEEVHEEVSQPVSASQSSLSDQQTVPGSEQVQEDLLISPQSSSIGSVDEGVTEGLPTLQSTSSTNAHADDDDRLENVQYPYQLYIAPSTSSTERPSPNGPDRPFQCPTCGVRFTRIQNLKQHMLIHSGIKPFQCDRCGKKFTRAYSLKMHRLKHEVIS
- the ZBTB44 gene encoding zinc finger and BTB domain-containing protein 44 isoform X3; the encoded protein is MGVKTFTHSSSSHSQEMLGKLNMLRNDGHFCDITIRVQDKIFRAHKVVLAACSDFFRTKLVGQAEDENKNVLDLHHVTVTGFIPLLEYAYTATLSINTENIIDVLAAASYMQMFSVASTCSEFMKSSILWNTPNSQPEKGLDAGQENNSNCNFTSRDGSISPVSSECSVVERTIPVCRESRRKRKSYIVMSPESPVKCSTQTSSPQVLNSSASYSENRNQPVDSSLAFPWTFPFGIDRRIQPDKVKQAENTRTLELPGPSETGRRMTDYVTCESTKTTLPLGSEEDVRVKVERLSDEEVHEEVSQPVSASQSSLSDQQTVPGSEQVQEDLLISPQSSSIGSVDEGVTEGLPTLQSTSSTNAHADDDDRLENVQYPYQLYIAPSTSSTERPSPNGPDRPFQCPTCGVRFTRIQNLKQHMLIHSGIKPFQCDRCGKKFTRAYSLKMHRLKHEEYPRKSGSSSGSTTNCCYD
- the ZBTB44 gene encoding zinc finger and BTB domain-containing protein 44 isoform X2, with protein sequence MGVKTFTHSSSSHSQEMLGKLNMLRNDGHFCDITIRVQDKIFRAHKVVLAACSDFFRTKLVGQAEDENKNVLDLHHVTVTGFIPLLEYAYTATLSINTENIIDVLAAASYMQMFSVASTCSEFMKSSILWNTPNSQPEKGLDAGQENNSNCNFTSRDGSISPVSSECSVVERTIPVCRESRRKRKSYIVMSPESPVKCSTQTSSPQVLNSSASYSENRNQPVDSSLAFPWTFPFGIDRRIQPDKVKQAENTRTLELPGPSETGRRMTDYVTCESTKTTLPLGSEEDVRVKVERLSDEEVHEEVSQPVSASQSSLSDQQTVPGSEQVQEDLLISPQSSSIGSVDEGVTEGLPTLQSTSSTNAHADDDDRLENVQYPYQLYIAPSTSSTERPSPNGPDRPFQCPTCGVRFTRIQNLKQHMLIHSGIKPFQCDRCGKKFTRAYSLKMHRLKHEGKRCFRCQICSATFTSFGEYKHHMRVSRHIIRKPRIYECKTCGAMFTNSGNLIVHLRSLNHEASELANYFQSRVSKEIRF